The following proteins are encoded in a genomic region of Zea mays cultivar B73 chromosome 9, Zm-B73-REFERENCE-NAM-5.0, whole genome shotgun sequence:
- the LOC100276788 gene encoding uncharacterized protein isoform X3, whose protein sequence is MSIEERKISVISKSIALNPNAEEFVPSSLRSVNDSSKRSYATTVVSGISKESSTDKPESILRSNSDEEAHQYWQQQLPDDITPDFKVMGQDESPGPDSLSLTDLSINDGIGTSIFSPNQTLSMQHRASPFIRDKLNTHPKINLSIPTYMDERSQATILSPTAGSMSPNAAPWVKTLRNGGHYNTSIRDASQYNGDSSIGASLHNLTDAYHGSRRSLSSTMDIMNQLESKVDGRRSQNLRSLSFGNSSPTSPASYAQNGLGNYGNEAFYLPNSPYRSHSAILTDYIVSSSAGREHVSLDVPRGRYKTTSLPVPGLGSSRGYQLLGGSYNGNHDMISTNTPQNMAGIQTGPAWLESDAEASTYLESKDEVHDFASLRHAVLEQELYSIQSLLAQEKARETTYRQRLQTPQLQGLIQEQNPPIDLCGLHISEAIHVLNYELNNRRKIVRSTGRRLQVQPGLLRILL, encoded by the exons ATGTCCATAGAAGAGAGGAAGATAAGTGTGATAAGCAAGAGCATTGCGCTAAATCCAAATGCAGAGGAATTTGTTCCTTCATCCCTTAGATCTGTCAATGATTCCTCCAAGAGATCATATGCAACTACGGTTGTCTCAGGGATATCTAAAGAATCCAGCACTGACAAGCCAGAGTCAATTTTACGAAGTAACTCTGATGAAGAAGCACATCAGTACTGGCAGCAACAGCTCCCTGACGACATTACCCCTGATTTCAAAGTCATGGGACAAGATGAAAGTCCTGGACCTGACAGTCTATCACTCACAGACCTGTCCATAAATGATGGCATTGGCACATCAATATTTTCTCCGAACCAGACACTGAGCATGCAGCACCGTGCTTCGCCTTTTATCAGGGACAAACTAAATACACACCCAAAGATTAACTTGTCTATCCCAACTTATATGGATGAACGGTCCCAAGCCACAATTTTGAGTCCAACTGCAGGTTCCATGAGTCCAAATGCTGCTCCATGGGTGAAGACTCTAAGGAATGGGGGACATTATAACACAAGCATAAGGGATGCCAGTCAGTACAATGGAGATTCTAGCATTG GAGCTTCATTGCACAACCTTACTGATGCATATCATGGAAGCAGGCGCAGCTTAAGCTCGACTATGGATATCATGAATCAGCTGGAG AGTAAAGTCGATGGACGACGCAGTCAGAACCTCAGGTCACTATCATTTGGAAATTCAAGTCCTACATCACCAGCATCATATGCCCAAAATGGTCTTGGAAACTATGGTAATGAAGCTTTTTATCTGCCAAACAGTCCATATAGATCTCATTCAGCTATACTCACAGATTATATTGTTTCATCTTCAGCTGGACGTGAACACGTATCCCTCGATGTTCCTAGAGGAAGGTACAAGACGACTAGTTTGCCTGTTCCTGGTCTTGGTTCAAGCAGAGGTTATCAGTTGTTGGGTGGCTCATATAATGGAAACCATGATATGATCTCAACCAATACCCCACAAAACATGGCTGGAATTCAGACAGGACCAGCTTGGCTTGAAAGTGACGCTGAGG CAAGCACATATTTGGAATCAAAGGATGAAGTTCATGATTTTGCAAGCCTGCGACATGCAGTTCTTGAACAG GAGCTATACAGTATACAAAGCCTGTTGGCTCAGGAGAAGGCTAGAGAAACAACATATCGACAAAG ATTACAAACACCACAATTGCAAGGCCTCATCcaggagcaaaatcccccaatcgATCTCTGTGGTCTTCACATCAGCGAGGCAATACACGTCCTGAACTACGAGCTCAACAACCGAAGAAAGATCGTGAGATCAACCGGTCGCCGACTCCAG GTGCAACCAGGCCTGCTCCGCATCCTGCTCTAG
- the LOC100276788 gene encoding uncharacterized protein isoform X4 — MSIEERKISVISKSIALNPNAEEFVPSSLRSVNDSSKRSYATTVVSGISKESSTDKPESILRSNSDEEAHQYWQQQLPDDITPDFKVMGQDESPGPDSLSLTDLSINDGIGTSIFSPNQTLSMQHRASPFIRDKLNTHPKINLSIPTYMDERSQATILSPTAGSMSPNAAPWVKTLRNGGHYNTSIRDASQYNGDSSIGASLHNLTDAYHGSRRSLSSTMDIMNQLESKVDGRRSQNLRSLSFGNSSPTSPASYAQNGLGNYAGREHVSLDVPRGRYKTTSLPVPGLGSSRGYQLLGGSYNGNHDMISTNTPQNMAGIQTGPAWLESDAEASTYLESKDEVHDFASLRHAVLEQELYSIQSLLAQEKARETTYRQRLQTPQLQGLIQEQNPPIDLCGLHISEAIHVLNYELNNRRKIVRSTGRRLQVQPGLLRILL, encoded by the exons ATGTCCATAGAAGAGAGGAAGATAAGTGTGATAAGCAAGAGCATTGCGCTAAATCCAAATGCAGAGGAATTTGTTCCTTCATCCCTTAGATCTGTCAATGATTCCTCCAAGAGATCATATGCAACTACGGTTGTCTCAGGGATATCTAAAGAATCCAGCACTGACAAGCCAGAGTCAATTTTACGAAGTAACTCTGATGAAGAAGCACATCAGTACTGGCAGCAACAGCTCCCTGACGACATTACCCCTGATTTCAAAGTCATGGGACAAGATGAAAGTCCTGGACCTGACAGTCTATCACTCACAGACCTGTCCATAAATGATGGCATTGGCACATCAATATTTTCTCCGAACCAGACACTGAGCATGCAGCACCGTGCTTCGCCTTTTATCAGGGACAAACTAAATACACACCCAAAGATTAACTTGTCTATCCCAACTTATATGGATGAACGGTCCCAAGCCACAATTTTGAGTCCAACTGCAGGTTCCATGAGTCCAAATGCTGCTCCATGGGTGAAGACTCTAAGGAATGGGGGACATTATAACACAAGCATAAGGGATGCCAGTCAGTACAATGGAGATTCTAGCATTG GAGCTTCATTGCACAACCTTACTGATGCATATCATGGAAGCAGGCGCAGCTTAAGCTCGACTATGGATATCATGAATCAGCTGGAG AGTAAAGTCGATGGACGACGCAGTCAGAACCTCAGGTCACTATCATTTGGAAATTCAAGTCCTACATCACCAGCATCATATGCCCAAAATGGTCTTGGAAACTATG CTGGACGTGAACACGTATCCCTCGATGTTCCTAGAGGAAGGTACAAGACGACTAGTTTGCCTGTTCCTGGTCTTGGTTCAAGCAGAGGTTATCAGTTGTTGGGTGGCTCATATAATGGAAACCATGATATGATCTCAACCAATACCCCACAAAACATGGCTGGAATTCAGACAGGACCAGCTTGGCTTGAAAGTGACGCTGAGG CAAGCACATATTTGGAATCAAAGGATGAAGTTCATGATTTTGCAAGCCTGCGACATGCAGTTCTTGAACAG GAGCTATACAGTATACAAAGCCTGTTGGCTCAGGAGAAGGCTAGAGAAACAACATATCGACAAAG ATTACAAACACCACAATTGCAAGGCCTCATCcaggagcaaaatcccccaatcgATCTCTGTGGTCTTCACATCAGCGAGGCAATACACGTCCTGAACTACGAGCTCAACAACCGAAGAAAGATCGTGAGATCAACCGGTCGCCGACTCCAG GTGCAACCAGGCCTGCTCCGCATCCTGCTCTAG
- the LOC100276788 gene encoding uncharacterized protein isoform X1, which translates to MSIEERKISVISKSIALNPNAEEFVPSSLRSVNDSSKRSYATTVVSGISKESSTDKPESILRSNSDEEAHQYWQQQLPDDITPDFKVMGQDESPGPDSLSLTDLSINDGIGTSIFSPNQTLSMQHRASPFIRDKLNTHPKINLSIPTYMDERSQATILSPTAGSMSPNAAPWVKTLRNGGHYNTSIRDASQYNGDSSIGASLHNLTDAYHGSRRSLSSTMDIMNQLESKVDGRRSQNLRSLSFGNSSPTSPASYAQNGLGNYGNEAFYLPNSPYRSHSAILTDYIVSSSAGREHVSLDVPRGRYKTTSLPVPGLGSSRGYQLLGGSYNGNHDMISTNTPQNMAGIQTGPAWLESDAEASTYLESKDEVHDFASLRHAVLEQELYSIQSLLAQEKARETTYRQRLQTPQLQGLIQEQNPPIDLCGLHISEAIHVLNYELNNRRKIVRSTGRRLQVMIISSARTPARLTAAVEQYLMEHGLLYTQVQPGLLRILL; encoded by the exons ATGTCCATAGAAGAGAGGAAGATAAGTGTGATAAGCAAGAGCATTGCGCTAAATCCAAATGCAGAGGAATTTGTTCCTTCATCCCTTAGATCTGTCAATGATTCCTCCAAGAGATCATATGCAACTACGGTTGTCTCAGGGATATCTAAAGAATCCAGCACTGACAAGCCAGAGTCAATTTTACGAAGTAACTCTGATGAAGAAGCACATCAGTACTGGCAGCAACAGCTCCCTGACGACATTACCCCTGATTTCAAAGTCATGGGACAAGATGAAAGTCCTGGACCTGACAGTCTATCACTCACAGACCTGTCCATAAATGATGGCATTGGCACATCAATATTTTCTCCGAACCAGACACTGAGCATGCAGCACCGTGCTTCGCCTTTTATCAGGGACAAACTAAATACACACCCAAAGATTAACTTGTCTATCCCAACTTATATGGATGAACGGTCCCAAGCCACAATTTTGAGTCCAACTGCAGGTTCCATGAGTCCAAATGCTGCTCCATGGGTGAAGACTCTAAGGAATGGGGGACATTATAACACAAGCATAAGGGATGCCAGTCAGTACAATGGAGATTCTAGCATTG GAGCTTCATTGCACAACCTTACTGATGCATATCATGGAAGCAGGCGCAGCTTAAGCTCGACTATGGATATCATGAATCAGCTGGAG AGTAAAGTCGATGGACGACGCAGTCAGAACCTCAGGTCACTATCATTTGGAAATTCAAGTCCTACATCACCAGCATCATATGCCCAAAATGGTCTTGGAAACTATGGTAATGAAGCTTTTTATCTGCCAAACAGTCCATATAGATCTCATTCAGCTATACTCACAGATTATATTGTTTCATCTTCAGCTGGACGTGAACACGTATCCCTCGATGTTCCTAGAGGAAGGTACAAGACGACTAGTTTGCCTGTTCCTGGTCTTGGTTCAAGCAGAGGTTATCAGTTGTTGGGTGGCTCATATAATGGAAACCATGATATGATCTCAACCAATACCCCACAAAACATGGCTGGAATTCAGACAGGACCAGCTTGGCTTGAAAGTGACGCTGAGG CAAGCACATATTTGGAATCAAAGGATGAAGTTCATGATTTTGCAAGCCTGCGACATGCAGTTCTTGAACAG GAGCTATACAGTATACAAAGCCTGTTGGCTCAGGAGAAGGCTAGAGAAACAACATATCGACAAAG ATTACAAACACCACAATTGCAAGGCCTCATCcaggagcaaaatcccccaatcgATCTCTGTGGTCTTCACATCAGCGAGGCAATACACGTCCTGAACTACGAGCTCAACAACCGAAGAAAGATCGTGAGATCAACCGGTCGCCGACTCCAGGTTATGATAATATCAAGCGCCCGCACCCCAGCAAGGCTGACTGCCGCCGTCGAGCAGTATCTCATGGAACACGGCCTTCTGTACACGCAGGTGCAACCAGGCCTGCTCCGCATCCTGCTCTAG
- the LOC100276788 gene encoding uncharacterized protein isoform X2 produces MSIEERKISVISKSIALNPNAEEFVPSSLRSVNDSSKRSYATTVVSGISKESSTDKPESILRSNSDEEAHQYWQQQLPDDITPDFKVMGQDESPGPDSLSLTDLSINDGIGTSIFSPNQTLSMQHRASPFIRDKLNTHPKINLSIPTYMDERSQATILSPTAGSMSPNAAPWVKTLRNGGHYNTSIRDASQYNGDSSIGASLHNLTDAYHGSRRSLSSTMDIMNQLESKVDGRRSQNLRSLSFGNSSPTSPASYAQNGLGNYAGREHVSLDVPRGRYKTTSLPVPGLGSSRGYQLLGGSYNGNHDMISTNTPQNMAGIQTGPAWLESDAEASTYLESKDEVHDFASLRHAVLEQELYSIQSLLAQEKARETTYRQRLQTPQLQGLIQEQNPPIDLCGLHISEAIHVLNYELNNRRKIVRSTGRRLQVMIISSARTPARLTAAVEQYLMEHGLLYTQVQPGLLRILL; encoded by the exons ATGTCCATAGAAGAGAGGAAGATAAGTGTGATAAGCAAGAGCATTGCGCTAAATCCAAATGCAGAGGAATTTGTTCCTTCATCCCTTAGATCTGTCAATGATTCCTCCAAGAGATCATATGCAACTACGGTTGTCTCAGGGATATCTAAAGAATCCAGCACTGACAAGCCAGAGTCAATTTTACGAAGTAACTCTGATGAAGAAGCACATCAGTACTGGCAGCAACAGCTCCCTGACGACATTACCCCTGATTTCAAAGTCATGGGACAAGATGAAAGTCCTGGACCTGACAGTCTATCACTCACAGACCTGTCCATAAATGATGGCATTGGCACATCAATATTTTCTCCGAACCAGACACTGAGCATGCAGCACCGTGCTTCGCCTTTTATCAGGGACAAACTAAATACACACCCAAAGATTAACTTGTCTATCCCAACTTATATGGATGAACGGTCCCAAGCCACAATTTTGAGTCCAACTGCAGGTTCCATGAGTCCAAATGCTGCTCCATGGGTGAAGACTCTAAGGAATGGGGGACATTATAACACAAGCATAAGGGATGCCAGTCAGTACAATGGAGATTCTAGCATTG GAGCTTCATTGCACAACCTTACTGATGCATATCATGGAAGCAGGCGCAGCTTAAGCTCGACTATGGATATCATGAATCAGCTGGAG AGTAAAGTCGATGGACGACGCAGTCAGAACCTCAGGTCACTATCATTTGGAAATTCAAGTCCTACATCACCAGCATCATATGCCCAAAATGGTCTTGGAAACTATG CTGGACGTGAACACGTATCCCTCGATGTTCCTAGAGGAAGGTACAAGACGACTAGTTTGCCTGTTCCTGGTCTTGGTTCAAGCAGAGGTTATCAGTTGTTGGGTGGCTCATATAATGGAAACCATGATATGATCTCAACCAATACCCCACAAAACATGGCTGGAATTCAGACAGGACCAGCTTGGCTTGAAAGTGACGCTGAGG CAAGCACATATTTGGAATCAAAGGATGAAGTTCATGATTTTGCAAGCCTGCGACATGCAGTTCTTGAACAG GAGCTATACAGTATACAAAGCCTGTTGGCTCAGGAGAAGGCTAGAGAAACAACATATCGACAAAG ATTACAAACACCACAATTGCAAGGCCTCATCcaggagcaaaatcccccaatcgATCTCTGTGGTCTTCACATCAGCGAGGCAATACACGTCCTGAACTACGAGCTCAACAACCGAAGAAAGATCGTGAGATCAACCGGTCGCCGACTCCAGGTTATGATAATATCAAGCGCCCGCACCCCAGCAAGGCTGACTGCCGCCGTCGAGCAGTATCTCATGGAACACGGCCTTCTGTACACGCAGGTGCAACCAGGCCTGCTCCGCATCCTGCTCTAG